In Pseudonocardia sp. DSM 110487, the sequence TCAGCGGCCTGGCGCGAATCCGGTCGGATACGGCCGTTCCTGCACCAAGGCGATGATCATGTGGGCACGATGGTGTTCTGCCGCGAGACGATCCACCACCGCCCGTTCTCGCGCACGAGCACGTACAGGGCGTTCATCTCGTGGCCGACGCTCTTGGGCTCGCCGGTCTCGTCGATCGCCCATGCGTGCTTGTGCGCGACCGCGACGTCGGGCCGCGCGAACGCGACGTCGGCGAGCTCGTAGCGGGCGCGCTCGTCTCGCAACGGCCCGGCGAGGCCGGCGCGGGCGGCGGTGAGCATGGCCTCCCGACCGTCGATCTGCGTGCCCATCGCGGTGACGGCGGAGCCGTTCTGCGCGAAGTGCTCGACGAGCAGCTCGGCGTCGTTGTCGTTGAAGCCCTTCTCGACGTCGGCGATGATCCGGCGGATCGCCTCGACGTCGGCGACGTGGTCGGTGTGGTCCTCGATGCGGGGTGCGTTCACGTCAACCACCCTCATACCTGAACCACGCTTCAGGTCAAGGGCGCCGGAACCGGTCGTGCGGCACCACGGCTATCGGGACCAGCTCCACCCGCAGCTCCGGCGCGACGAGCCCCGCGACCTGGATCAGGATGCTCGCCGGCGCGGTGCCCGCCGTGAAGTACTGCGACCGGACGCCCTGGATCGCGGGCAGGTCGGCGCGGTCGACGAAGTAGACCGTCATGGAGACGATGTCGTCGAGGAGGCCGCCGACCTCGGCGAGCACCGTCCGGACGTTGCGGATGCACTGCTCCATCTGCGCATCGGGGTCGCCGATGCCCACGACCTTGTCGTGCTCGTCCCATGCGACCTGCCCCGTGACGTGCACGACCTCACCGGGGCCCTGGATCACGCCCTGGGAGAAGGCCCGACCGTTCGGTTGCCAGATCCCGCGCGGGTTGAATCCGTCAGCCATGGCTCGATGATCGCAGACCGAGTGCCCGGCGGCGTTGTTCCGCGTACCTCGTGCCGAACCGCCCCCCACTAACGCGGCCGGACTCCGAGCACGCACGCCACGGGCGGATCGAGCTCCAGCGTCTCGACCCGGAGCTCTGCGAAGCCCGCCCCGGCGAGCAGGGCCCGGAGCTCTCCGGCGGCCCTGTCCGTGGTGTCCCGGGTCGCACCGGGGCAGCGGGGCTGGCTGGCGAGCGCGATGCGTCCGCCGGGTCGCAGCAGACCCCACAGCTCGCGGAGCCGCTGCGCGGGCTCGGGCCAGAAGCCCACCGAGTTGACGGCCATGACGGCGTCCAGCGGCGCGTCGAAGCGCGGCAGCCGGTCCACGGACGCGTGCACGAGCTCGACCCGTCCCTCGGCGACGGCGACGCGGTTGCGGCGGCTCGCCTGGCGGACCATCACGTCGGACCGGTCGATGCCGTGGACGTGACCCGCCCGGCGGGCGAGTTCGGCGATGGCCAGCCCAGGTCCGAAGCCGATCTCCAGCACCGTGTCCGTCGGCTGCACGTCGAGCAGGCCCACCACCCACCGGTTGCGCTCCCGGTTGGACCGGCGATGGGCCATCACCCACCCGACCACCTGTCCGGTGCTTCCTCGCGGATGGCCGAACTGCCGCACCAGCGTGCCGAGCACCCGTCGCTTCACGGTCGTCACGGCGGCAAGTCAACGACTTCAGGTCCACCTGAGGTCAAGCCGAGTCTGGACGGCGCGGGGACGGCGTGGAGTACTCTCGCTCACCCGCCGTGCGCGGGGCACGGAGCGAGATGGATCACGGTGGGGCGAGGTGGCTGGTGTCGTCTCCTGATTTCCGTCTGATCTTCGAATCGGCCCCTGGGCTCTATCTCGTGCTCGACCCCGATTTCACGATCGTCGCCGTCAGCGACGCCTATGCCAGGGCGACGATGACCGAGCGGGACTCGATCGTCGGCGAGGGCATCTTCACCATTTTCCCGGACAATCCCGGGGACGCGGGCGCCGAGGGCGTCAAGAATCTGCGAGCGTCGCTCGAGCGCGTGCGCCGCGACCGGACCACCGACGTGATGCCCGTGCAGAAGTACGACATCCGCCGGGCGGGCGGCGACTTCGAGGAACGGTTCTGGAGTCCCACCAACGTGCCGGTGCTCGGCCCGGACGGGGCGCTGCGGTTCATCATCCACCGGGTCGAGGACGTCACCGACTTCTTGCGGCTGCAGCGGTCCGACGAGGCGCAGCAGCGGGAGGTACTCGCGCAGTCGCTGGCGGCGGCACGGGCGAGCCGCGAGCTCAAGGAGGTCAACGCGGAACTGGCCGAGCTCAACCACCGGCTGACCGAGCTCGACACGCTCAAGAACCAGTTCTTCGCCAACGTGAGCCACGAACTCCGCACACCGCTCACGCTGATTCTGGCGCCGGTGGAGAAACTGCTGGCGGAGATCCCCGACGACGATCCGCATCACCAGCTGCTCGACGTCGTGGACCGCAACGCGCGATTGCTGCTGCAGCAGGTCAACGATCTGCTCGACGCGTCGCGGCTCGAGTCCGGTCGGGTGGGAGTCGATTACGCCGAGCTGGACGTCACGGAGCACGTCCGCCAAGCAGCCGGGTTCTTCGAGTCCCGCGCGATCGAGCTGGGAATCGAGTTCCGGGTGCAGGCCGACTCGCAGGTGCGCGCGGAGGCCGATGCCGAGCACCTGAATCGGATCCTGATGAACGTGCTGTCCAACGCGTTCAAGGTGACTCCCGACGGCGGGGTCGTGCGCTGCGCCGTCCGGCTCGATCCCGGCGGCGCCCGCGCGTTGATCGAGATCGCGGACAGCGGGCCGGGCATCCCCGCCGACAAGCGCGAGGTGATCTTCGAACGATTCCGCCAGCTCGACGGAGGGCTCGCCCGTGAGCTGGCCGGCACCGGGCTGGGGCTGTCGATCGTGCGCGATCTCGTCGACCTGCTGCACGGCGATGTCGAGGTCTCGGCCGCCCCGGAGGGAGGGGCGCTGTTCCGCATCGCCTTGCCCGTGGAGGCACCCCCTGGCACCACGGTCCGTCCGCCGACGCCCATCGAACCCGTGGCGGCGCGCCCGCTCGCGGCCGACCGGGCGAGACCGGTCGTGGCGGATACCGACGACCCGGCCCGTCCGCTGGTACTGGTGATCGAGGACAACCCCGACCTGAACGAGCTGGTGTGCCGGACGCTGGCGCAGCGGTACCGCGTGCGCGCCGCGTTCGACGGCGAGAGCGGCCTCGCGGAAGCCCGCGAGCTGCGGCCACAGCTGATCGTCTGCGACGTGATGATGCCGAAGCTCAGCGGCGAGGACCTGATCCGACAGCTGCGAGGAGACGGTGCGGAGTCGGTTCCGGTGCTGGTGATGAGCGCGCGGGCCGAGGAGGGCGCCCGGGTGGGAATGCTGCAGGCCGGCGCCAACGACTACCTCGCCAAACCTTTCTCGCTCACGGAGCTCCGGGTGCGCGCGGACAACCTGATCAACGCGACCCTGCTGACCGAACGGCTCCACGTCGCGCAGCTCGCGGCCGACCGCGAACGCATCGCCACCGACCTGCACGAGCGCGTGATCAGCACGCTGTTCGAGCTCAGCCTCCAGCTCGGCGGTGTGCGCGACCTGGCCACCGGGCGGGTCCAGGAACGGATCGACGCGACGATGGGCAGCGTCGACACCGTGATCCGGGAGATCCGCGCCACGATCTTCGAGGCCTGACACCGCAGGTCGAGAGCGCCGGCCCTAATCGACCACCGGGGGCCGGCGCAGCCCGAACGGGAGCACGGAGCGGGCACGCAGCGCCTCGGCGTCGAGCGTCGCCGGCCGGTAGCCCAGCCCGGGCAGGCGCTCCACCATCTCGCCCGCCGGGTCCGGCCCCTCCGTCTCGCGGCCGGCCAGGAACGCCCACTCGTGC encodes:
- a CDS encoding RidA family protein — its product is MADGFNPRGIWQPNGRAFSQGVIQGPGEVVHVTGQVAWDEHDKVVGIGDPDAQMEQCIRNVRTVLAEVGGLLDDIVSMTVYFVDRADLPAIQGVRSQYFTAGTAPASILIQVAGLVAPELRVELVPIAVVPHDRFRRP
- a CDS encoding SgcJ/EcaC family oxidoreductase, with the translated sequence MNAPRIEDHTDHVADVEAIRRIIADVEKGFNDNDAELLVEHFAQNGSAVTAMGTQIDGREAMLTAARAGLAGPLRDERARYELADVAFARPDVAVAHKHAWAIDETGEPKSVGHEMNALYVLVRENGRWWIVSRQNTIVPT
- a CDS encoding class I SAM-dependent methyltransferase, translating into MTTVKRRVLGTLVRQFGHPRGSTGQVVGWVMAHRRSNRERNRWVVGLLDVQPTDTVLEIGFGPGLAIAELARRAGHVHGIDRSDVMVRQASRRNRVAVAEGRVELVHASVDRLPRFDAPLDAVMAVNSVGFWPEPAQRLRELWGLLRPGGRIALASQPRCPGATRDTTDRAAGELRALLAGAGFAELRVETLELDPPVACVLGVRPR
- a CDS encoding ATP-binding protein, which encodes MSSPDFRLIFESAPGLYLVLDPDFTIVAVSDAYARATMTERDSIVGEGIFTIFPDNPGDAGAEGVKNLRASLERVRRDRTTDVMPVQKYDIRRAGGDFEERFWSPTNVPVLGPDGALRFIIHRVEDVTDFLRLQRSDEAQQREVLAQSLAAARASRELKEVNAELAELNHRLTELDTLKNQFFANVSHELRTPLTLILAPVEKLLAEIPDDDPHHQLLDVVDRNARLLLQQVNDLLDASRLESGRVGVDYAELDVTEHVRQAAGFFESRAIELGIEFRVQADSQVRAEADAEHLNRILMNVLSNAFKVTPDGGVVRCAVRLDPGGARALIEIADSGPGIPADKREVIFERFRQLDGGLARELAGTGLGLSIVRDLVDLLHGDVEVSAAPEGGALFRIALPVEAPPGTTVRPPTPIEPVAARPLAADRARPVVADTDDPARPLVLVIEDNPDLNELVCRTLAQRYRVRAAFDGESGLAEARELRPQLIVCDVMMPKLSGEDLIRQLRGDGAESVPVLVMSARAEEGARVGMLQAGANDYLAKPFSLTELRVRADNLINATLLTERLHVAQLAADRERIATDLHERVISTLFELSLQLGGVRDLATGRVQERIDATMGSVDTVIREIRATIFEA